The Lonchura striata isolate bLonStr1 chromosome 12, bLonStr1.mat, whole genome shotgun sequence genome includes a region encoding these proteins:
- the OMD gene encoding osteomodulin: MGILSHVLILHLLRAALVFCQYEDYDFEDEYGGEPDHQLPYYFNPNAQAEVPRFPFPVECAKECFCPPAFPLSMYCDHRKLKTIPNIPSHVQQLYLQNNNIEAVPTGPFTNVTFIREINLSYNNIKFHMIGHGVFAKLSHLVQLHLQHNELEEFPFPLPNSLERLLLGFNKISRLPGNALEGLPNMTTLDLCSNLLDDSVFKDKPFSNMKNLMQLNLCNNKLQTMPPDLPPSLRHLSLENNSISHIPENYFHRLPHIIALRMSHNNLQDIPHNTFNLPNLLELNLGHNKLKQVFYIPRSLQHLYIEGNEIENINVTVMCPTMDPLNIKQLTYIRVDQNKLTSPISTYAFFCFPLIRTIYYGEQNVTVSRPSQLRTPVFRRFLTPEEFQEAEDNHETLNQETEENHEAEDSYFHPYYH, translated from the exons ATGGGGATTCTGAGCCACGTATTGATCCTCCAcctcctcagggctgctttGGTCTTTTGTCAGTATGAAGACTATGATTTTGAGGATGAATATGGTGGGGAGCCAGATCATCAACTTCCATATTATTTTAACCCAAACGCCCAAGCTGAAGTTCCTCGTTTTCCTTTTCCAGTTGAGTGTGCCAAAGAATGCTTTTGTCCACCAGCTTTTCCCTTATCCATGTACTGCGACCACCGGAAACTCAAGACAATACCAAACATTCCCAGTCACGTCCAACAACTTTATCTGCAAAACAACAACATTGAAGCTGTGCCTACAGGACCATTCACTAATGTTACCTTCATAAGGGAAATTAATCTCAGCTACAACAATATAAAATTCCATATGATTGGCCATGGTGTTTTTGCCAAACTTTCACACTTAGTGCAACTCCATTTACAACATAATGAATTAGAAGAATTTCCATTCCCTCTGCCCAACTCTCTAGAGAGACTCCTCCTTGGTTTCAATAAAATTTCCCGGTTACCTGGAAATGCATTGGAAGGCTTGCCCAACATGACCACGCTTGACCTTTGCAGTAACTTACTTGATGACTCAGTATTCAAAGACAAACCCTTCTCAAACATGAAAAATTTAATGCAGCTCAACTTATGCAACAACAAATTACAGACAATGCCTCCTGACCTGCCACCATCACTTCGGCATCTTTCTCTTGAAAATAACTCCATTTCTCATATTCCAGAAAACTATTTCCACAGACTTCCTCACATCATTGCTCTAAGAATGTCCCACAATAACCTGCAGGACATTCCACACAACACCTTTAATCTACCCAATCTTCTAGAACTTAATCTTGGACATAACAAATTGAAACAAGTCTTCTATATTCCAAGAAGTTTGCAGCATTTGTACATTGAAGGCAATGAAATTGAAA ATATCAATGTTACTGTGATGTGTCCAACTATGGATCCACTGAACATCAAGCAGTTAACCTACATACGAGTGGACCAGAACAAGCTCACAAGCCCCATCAGCACTTATGCTTTCTTCTGCTTCCCTCTTATCAGAACCATTTATTATGGAGAGCAAAATGTCACTGTCAGCAGGCCAAGTCAGCTCAGAACACCGGTGTTCCGGCGGTTTCTAACACCAGAGGAATTCCAGGAAGCAGAAGACAATCACGAAACGCTCAATcaagaaactgaagaaaatcaTGAAGCAGAAGACAGCTATTTTCATCCTTACTATCACTGA